TTAGACTAGATTACTCTATATGTTCTTAtattaattatgtacatatgcaTATAATAAATTGATTCTCTCTTAGCATCTCCGAgtattttaatttggaaaaaagaagctATTGAGGTGATAAAAATGTCTTTGTATTCTAGAATACTCATGACAGTTTTATCACCATGATAAAAAGGTAAACGAAATCTTATCTTGACGTTTTTATCACCTGTATAAAAGCGGCAAGATAATAGGTGATAATTTTTCGTTACCTATATGATTGTTTGACAGTTTTATGGCCCTAATCATTTTGCTGTACTTAAGGCTAATACCTTTTGGCGCGAGCCTTTAATATGATTAGCATATTAAAGGTATTTTTACGTGTGATTTTTAAATgggtttgttaaaaaaaatattgaacataTTAGGTGACATTTATTGCTTCTTATTTTCGGATTAGtttatgtttatttattttgagaaaaatacggTAGCTGAATATTTTATTGGACATTAGTGTCATCCAAAAAGGTGCATTTTTGTTAATTGGAGGTTGGTTGCTTTTGATTAAATCGTTTTTATAGGCATAAACAAAGCATATACTCGCGTGTATAAAAAGACTGATTTTTAATAGAAATCTACAgatcataaaaatgtcaaaatattttttcaattattcagaaCGAAATCTTTGAGTGACAGTTTTATTATTTCGAAATCTCATAAATTTACTCTGTCTACTTAATACACATATTATGCGCCTAAGCAGTATAGCTTATTAGTGCATAATGTGTATGTTTTTAAATAGACAgaattatttattgatttcttATGCTCGGAATAATTTTCCCCTGGAAGACAAAGATTTTTATAACTTGGTTCTCACGGACCATTTCTTTGTGCATTGCAAAGGCAAAAAGGTCTTTGGAATGTGGCTATGGAAAGTGTTTCGAAACGAAAACGAGAGTGTTGGTATATGAAACAACCTGATAGTTTGGAGTTTGACTATTTTTTCGAGAAGAAATCTATGTAACAAAGAACTTTATAGGGGTAGATTTTGGTTTAGAAAGATTTAGAAAAGaatgtgaaatttggttttttcagaTCTGTTGGGGATTTTTAGATTCTTTTCTGGTCCACTGTGTAATTTTACCAGCCAATACTTCGAGCataagtttcatattttttcgtttaCGAGACTTAAAACCTCAAAATATTGACCGGCATTTTTCCAGTATACAAGAAACGAATTCGTGAGACATAGAATTGTGTAAAGGATCCTGTGTTGTGTATGAAATACTTTTTGggactttcaaaatgaaattttgaaatatttgatcgGAAGTTTTATATGGTTTGTTTTCCCTTCACTGGACACATCCTAGAATGTGTTTCAGTGAGTAGAAgaaaccatgatttttggaaaatataattatacTTGTGCTGACCTATTTTTCACTTAGTGAATATTACGGCATTTTTACTATAACCTGGTCTCTGTTGCACTCCAGATTGACactttttcttattcaaaataatcaaactcATTACGCAGTctgaaaaatacagaaaaatgtgTCGTCTGTATGAGCACAGGTAGAGTCCAGATTTCCATATTTTCGAGTATTAAAACTCCTAAAATATGTGATAGTCTAGTCATTTTGCAATTCGTAGGTGatgaattgattcaattttcaatgccTTTTTATTCACTTAGCAAATTGTTGGTCAATACATTGAAACCATTTGCCCCCTGAACCCCTGAATTTCTTCAAAGGAATACCGGACAAATTAGTTCATTTTATATTTCCAAAAGGCTGAattaagaaattgaatttttctattgttttaaCTATCCTGCATACGAATCCGGAGTTGTTCGAAACGAAAtcattatttcagaatttttatggaaaaatgagggttattttagaaatttttaattagggaattttgtccaaaattcagtaaatttgaATAGTTATGATTTTATAGTCATTCTTTGACTCCTATCCTGTACCTTTGCAAAGGCTTTTTGGCATGTATAGTTATCGTATACGAGACTATAGAACACCAAAATTCCAGCTGATATATTCTAGCAGACAAGGAATGGCGTATTTTTAGTATccgaaaacgtaatttttatttagttAATTTGCATAAAACGGACTtagaattgttttttattttagatcAAAACTGTTTGAGACATTTTAAGTTTcctattattacatttttgagtatttttagctTATTAAATGTGATTTATTTTGGTTTAGAAacggattttttaattttcaaaaagttaagaattttgtcaaaaaattggtttatatTTATTGAATCTGAATTTTCTGTTAGAAATTTCACGGATGTGCTGGGACATATGAATTTAGCActtgcatatttttgaattttggtaaattttattttcagaaaatggttTTCGGAAATACGTTGGGACATATGCaggaattttagaattttgcaTATTTCCGAATTTATGGAAAAGgagtattttttctgttttgaaagtaTAGCAGAGTATCTGAAATTCGAAGATACGTGGCATGTATGACTTTTTCCAAAAGAGGTTCAatccacgtcaggcgccagactaCATGAATAGTCAATTTAGACAGGCCACCTATCTTGGAAGATCGTATTTAagattttgcatattttcaaaaatcaaaaaaaatcttgttagGAATATTAGAGATTTACATTGGATTTAGGATTGTTTCGAAtcatgtattttgaaatacattgaAACATCTGAGACTTTTGAGACCTTTGCCAGCCTTTGCGCTATGAACAAAGAACCtaaaaaaaagatacattttgAGACTATTTTATGATTTAGAGCATAAAATAGactatttttgttcatttttacagttttcagaCATGTATTTAGTGAGATTTTTAACACGAAATAGTTCgattaaatcattttcaaagttatcTTCGGATctaattttgactatttttacatgaattttgctcaaaagttgattttagatggattttattaattttttagttaaaaaGACTGCATAATTTTTGCCCCTTTTCTGACCTTTGCGACCTTTTAGAAGCAAACACTATGATTCTTGAGTGATTTCCGAGTTAAATAATTTGTCTATTTTCTGCAGTAAATGGGACAtacgattttggtaaaaagaaatttgttatactcggaaattttttagaagaagttgttaagaaaattttcatgcaataTTAGTatgttagtaaaaaaaaaaaaaaaatcgcgaattaGTATACTTTAACtcgtcattatttttaattttagaggCAATTTAGATATCTTTTGAGTCAGATGAATTGCATACTTTGCCATTTCGTGGtgtttttacgaaaaatcatGAATGCAACTATCTCAGTCAAAAGAAggttatttgcaatttttcaaaaaagaagtagAAATTTATCTATCTCCTACAGAACTATCATTTGAGTACGGCTCGCTATGTTCTAATATTTGAATTTGTCACCatatttagtttaaaaaaaaatttgaaaaaatttgaaaattttgaaattaattattttaaatttatggattttttacgagtattttagcgAGTTTACTGAAGGtattagattaattttttcacttgaattgTGCTCTTGAAGAGAGCTTTTTGGAATTCAagtttcggaaaaattgaaaaaattgaaaattttgaaaattttgaaaaaatttaaaattttaagggTGGGTTTTTTAGTAAGtcggactgaaaattttgcaattttcaggaGAATTACGCGGAAGTTGGGCGCCAAAATGATATAGTTAATTCTCGAATGACTATTGAAGAGAATATTATTAGAAATATTACTGAGGGGAGAAGGCTAAATATTACTACGTAAGTAGTTAATATTTCCCTATACCTGGCTAGTCTATGGGTGTCGGAGAGCTCAGAAATCATGCAGAAATACTATATGCATTTATGATCCgatgtaataataataacaccAAAACGATACAACGTGtctaattgatttattattataattcgaTCATGTCAGGTGAATCAAGATATAAaagaatttacataattttacatcATTAATATGGACACCAGTCCATATTATGCGTCTCGCGCTAATGAATTAAGATATAATACGCTAAAGTATTATTGTAATCGAAGGTGATGAATTATGCAGGGATGACAATAAACCCTAATTTTGCATACTTACGAAGAAAGAGATTACTTCtcaatactcgtaagtatgggAAAAATTACCTTATTAAATAAATGATGAGGTTACTCACCAAGGTCCACATAATGTccgcttctactgtctctttcaAGGTGGCTCACTCATACTAGGCCAGGCGACAGCAATGTAttacacgaggtacctattctactAGCAGTAGGAGTGATGCCCGGGAAGATCTACTCCATACCCAATAATATCGCGATCGGATAGTTAACTTATTCGAATCACGacgtaatttcattttaaccacTATATGTAGTGGGCAATGCCTGGATAAATAGGGGATAGGTACCCTTACTGGATACCTTACCTGCCTGTCACATCTACTAAGTTTCATATCTGAGGAAATGCGCGTTACGACGAAGCACCGGCGAGCTCGAGATACCTATGCTAAGTAATTTTGGTGCGATCGCGATGCATTATATACGCATCGCGATCGATGCGTTGCTCGATGCGTTGCCTACGTCACGACCTTTGCGGAGTTAACACGTTCCCACCACTTACGTTCACGCTACCTAGTTATGCTTCGAATAACTACCTACGTAGTTGTGCTTCTAATAACTACTTACGTagttgggccatatctcaccaTATCACAGTCActtcagatcaatttttaaattcccgtataaaatctaaaatccgctgaagactccagaatggTCTATAAAATTGATGTTAGTATTTTTCGAGGTGAAGgattgaaatgaaataggtaatcAGTAATCACTAATCCGGTACTATCACAGAGAAAAATGGTTCGCACATTTTACAATAAGTAGTGAGATTTTGGATGAACTCtgaaaatttgacgatttttactataaatttaaCCATTATTTCTATAAATTGAAGTCATTTTTACAATACAGAGAAATATTATCTACTATATTTTatagaataaatcaaaaattgccataatttatagtaaaaatcgtcgaatttctagaaaaatctcatgatttatagtacaaattccaataaaaatttctctcaGAATATTCACATTGGGTTGTTCtgtttgaagaataaaaatattttatgaaaatgtaagAAGTTCATTCCAagtaccataaaaaaaaaaattctaaattttttgaaattcttaaaaaaaaaagaacataattTCGTACTGTAGGAAAATGCTTTACTCTTTCAAAGTAGCTTGGTTCTGATCAAATCGAAGGACTCTAATTCATACCCGTATGGCTCTGGGTtctctcgtaaaaaaaaattctcaataagtAGAGAAGTAAAAAAGTATTTAAATATGTACGACACCCTCCTCCCCCCTCATCACTTCAACTCATCTTATTCTAAGCCTAATTGAAAGTacttgcataatttttgtcttcctcgaaatcatattttttttaaaattataattgaaatttgaaatagttgtaaaaagtaggtacctaagtaattcaCCCGAAAGAAtaacaattttctttttatcaatTCAGATCCATtgtttttgacatttcaaatccagctttaaatcttttttttttttttttctttaaaactgataatgtaaaaaattttcatagaggTTCCAGAATAGCTTGAAAAGACCACCTATTCTTTTTGGATGGAAAAAATAGGATATGGATGTCATTCAAGCTTCTTATACAtatgtgacaaatttttcattttttttttttttttttttttctacctagtacctacctattgccgAAGAGAATTTGACCCTTCAATGactattttttccaatattgagaataccaaaaattctctgaaaacTCTTGAACGGCCTGAAACCACAAccattgatgtttttttcttcattcttcatAAAAAACTAGCAGAATTTACgttctgaaaaatttaccaaaattaaaaaaccacaATAATTCAGCACCGGGAATTTGGTTTGGTGAAGTATTTTTGGACGCTCTCgcgatttttcttcattctgttcaatttttaacttCATGTCTTCCTCTCCTTGAACTTTGAAACTTCAACGCAgtcttaaaattcacatttttttctattttaataggtaccatttaattttttaatttttgatcaaagtagTTCGAAGCCTAATTCGTTTAGAAAAAGATTCATACCATCCTATCCTTTCTCCATCCAAGTACACGTGATTATTTTAACGTGTAGCTCCGCACATTTTGtgtagttccaaaaatttgttgtgtAGTACACCAACATATTTGTGTAGTACCAAAAACAGATATTTACTGATTTGCTTGggagtttttcaatgaaaaaaaagttgaaaaaagagctgcttgaaaaatatttttgttcaaactgtTAAAAATATCAGTGgtggaaaaactgacttttcacatcaaaattattgctgttttgcttcttgaaactgcgaatttcaaaaagcttttgccttcgcttatCTTGggccaatttgattctcttcttcacacttcaaagttcaagaaactatcaatgacattttttaaaagttgagatcagagaaactgaattcttacattaaaattgatattgttccatttttcgaactatacaaatttttcaaatttttcgcccTCCGTTTGCCCTGgccaattttgttattttctacttagtttccatttcaaaaaaacctatgattgaatttgaaaaatcttgaaaccaGAAAAACAGAGTAGATAGTTTTCGACAAATTTTGTCTGGctgttttggggggggggggtaagaaaATCAGGGAGAGTCGGAAAAGTAAGGGGGGAATCTTGATACTGAAAATTATCCTGGTTGTGtttgtgtagctccaaaaatttttaaattaatctcTGGACACATGAgcttatttttaataattaatttacctatatatttttaaatacttttttggTATAATACAGATATTTTCTATGATTTTAGGGAGTTCAAAAAATATCCTAGTTTTGCTGTTCGTCTTCTCTGTTACGTTGCTGAGTGAAAATTACGCACTGGTACGGTAAATTACCAATCTGACTTGAAATGATTGCGATGAAAGAAAGCTACCTATACGAATTAAATAACTATTTAAATTCGtgttaattttcagaaaaactttACAAATCAACGTGTAAGAAGTTTCCATTGTATTAATCATAATTACGTATTTCCAAGTTGGTTCTGTGATGGGATCAATGATTGTGGGGACGGCAGCGATGAAGCTTACGGATGTGATCAAGTAAGACGTGTcgtaatacctaggtacttgtaCTTTGATATTTGAgtagcaattttaaaaaatccagaaaaattaATCCATCTTCTTGATACTTATAAGGGTGTGTATGGAAAATAAAACAGAGTTGTGAAagcatttgtaaattttctctagaatcagttgaaaattttcaagagatgATCAAGTgccatatgtacctactttttcatttttagaattttcttatGAAGAGACAAAAGATTACCAAATTTTTCATGTCCGTTGAGAATTGAGACTCGTagttttacattatttattaggtacttatttgtgtttcatattttgaaaattaaatccattttttatcatttccagGCGAAATGCGGTATAGGAAACTTCACGTGTCAATCGGATAATCAATGCTTACCTATTGCTGTTCGATGCAACAACATAACAGATTGTGACGATGGCTCGGACGAAAGCTTTTGCTGTATtgtcttatttttatttgtcttAGTATATTAATTATATACTTTTAtattgtgtaggtaggtattcgttatattaatatgtacctacttatttgtttGAATTTATAGTTCACGAGCCTCCTATTGGCGATTGCTCCATGCAGAaaggtaaatttttatgcaacGATTCGTTACGATGTTTAGACATAAACCGAGTTTGTGACGAAGAACTTCACTGCATCGATGGATCTGACGAAGGTGGCAAATGCGACGATTACGGTAATCCATACTTCTGTCAGAgatctttttctcaaaaaggaaTAGTTCTTGATTATCTACAGCGTTTAcctgttttattttatttttttgaagatccCTACTTATGCAACACCTGTCACCATGCTTGTTTTCGAACACCTTTGGGGCCTCAATGCTTTTTCAATGCAACAAGTGATCATTACGATCCTATCTATAGAGGTACAGTATACCTACACCTATTTGTTTGCAGCATACGGATACCAAAGGCAAATATTCACAGAAGGAAACTAATAAAGTTTACTATATTCATTTTAGACATACAAGGTTGCGCCActaacaaaaataattattgtgatCAAAAATGTATCGCTTATCACGACGTCAATCAGTGCTCTTGCGCAGaaaatttcgtcattaattCTACACCTTACTCATCGTTCACTTGCGAAGAAAAAGGTAGCTCATCTAATTTTAGGCATACCATATTCATCGTTCACAAATTATTCTGTTTcctttttcgtttattttcagataaaaacaaaaattggctGATTTACACGGTGAAAGGAGCAGTCAGGGGTATACAAGGATACAGCAATGTCAGCACTCTTATTAAAGAAACGAGTAGTCCTATATCAGCGATTGCAGCTGGCAACGATTATGTGTATTGGGGAAGAACGTACGAAAATCAGAAAGTCatcgaaaaaacatcaattgGCTCGAACTTTGGATCAAATATCGTTCTGATTAGCAATGGTATGATACATTAcgcattaggtacctatattatgtacaatgtacattagGGTAGGtcatgggaaaaaattgttcgagGATTTTGACCtaattcagtggagaccttcatttctTACGTTGAaagtcactgaaaaaaattaatggttcCGGAGGTTCCCCTGGAGGGAAGATATAAATCCTCAGAGAGGggccattttcgaaaaaaaacgtgttttttttgcttttgtccttgcacaacctgttttgagaaaaataagcCCCGTTCAAAAAgatattatttgagattctgagtcgACCCAGgtcattttccatcaaaatccaagatcatttttacgattttactgggcggttgaaaattttctatccactcgtttttttttgaataaattcacgttttgaacattttttcttctcgaatatgtCGTATTAATGATTCTAAAACATTAAAAGatgtaatttctgaaactgagggaATATTTTACAGTACCgtggtgtcaaatttttttttcaaataatcgagCAAAATAGGTAgccaaaaatgtacaaaattttttcattttttttcaaccgacTAGTAGAACCttgaaagtggtcttgaattttgatgacaGTGGCCTATGTCAAGATtttcgacgcagaatctcaaatattatGTTTTATTGGAACTATACCTATTAGACCATTTTTCTACAACTGGAAAAAGCTGGAAGGggttaaaaaatcataatcttcCAAAACAATGTAAACCgaactgcgatttttggaaagatcatgGTCTGAAAgtctcataaccaaaatttctgcTGGTCAAATTGTCATTGTGATTTtggatttctccagaatttttgaatacagCTGTAAAAGACGCGAGagcattataaaatttgaataaaaaaaaaaaatcaaattttttattaaaatttttttttataaattggcACGAGTGATCGAGTGACTGtatgttgtcaaaaattgacacctggACTTCGAACTTCGCCATTTCTGGgcattctgaagccttcagagagaatctcaatttttccagaattttttaatttcttttttgggcagctaaaaatctatTGGTGGCATAAAATTGTGACCTGATCGATGAATTTATTCGCATTTGGGCCATTTTTATTTCCTAGGTGGATACctcgagtataattttttgatcagaaattttgggttatttgttgttgttgtttttttttcattacctacgtGAGTGTAAGCAAAAAAGTACCTTGGAGGTGTTTCGACCTGGAAATTAGCCCAAATGTCGAACAACTCGGTAATCAGGTCGAGAATAAACTACAAGGAATTCGCTTTTTAGCAGCCCAAATTCAGGTATTTTCGCCTTTttgaagaaatccaaaaattctggagaaaactaacgtcgcgctggaggctccagtttagcacaaaatggtgaaaatttggtttggagTAGCTGGTATTTGTATCTGGgctaattttcatcacttttacagaataaatgcctatttgaaaaaataataaaaataataactgaAAGTAATcagttttggattttaaaaaattcgccaaaaattgaaaaaccaatttaggcagttgaaattttgattagttTAGAAGTTTCAATACTTATATTatgttcttttcaaaaatcgcgatttcgttcaaatctatAAGTGGAGATGGACATCTCGAGTGGTTTCCTTGTAAGCCTGATATCAAAATATTTTGCTGTTTGCTTtcctttcatttcaaaattgaaattatgagaaaaattttaaaattcaaaagtttttaacccaaaaaatAGACTACTcgtcacgaaaaaaaaacaacgaaagaGTTTTCcgatttgccctcgcttcacttaATAGGCTTTTTTTCAGATTGGACTTCTTAGAAAATTTGTCACAgtataattcaaatttcaaaaatgtttaaatcaaaaaaacactcttctcgtataaaaaaattactgttttttgcttcttaaaattcaaatttttgcaagtttttttacttctattttttttaattaaaatttttaaaatccataattcaaattctaaaatttttaagccaaaaaatgaactcttaataaatttgttttttttttactttttaaaatacataggtacaagcTTTCGAATgctttttgccctcgcttcgaaACTCATCGCCattttattcgacaaaattggtattttttctcctcaaattAGTCGGTAAATTTTCGGCCGACATCCCTTTCCCCTCTTCTCAAAGATAAGTTCTAGTTTCGTCCCTGTACCGGCGATTTCTAAATTGGCAGGACCATTTTGCCATTGTTGCTAAAAAATCATCTTTGTATGGTAATGTTACTGTACCCATTCTCTCAAGGTTTCAGttgcaaaatatttattttgaagaCCTTTTAGATTTAAAATCACTGTATCATACTTCCTTCCCttgttaaaatttactttaaactGTTTTTGTATGTTACCTATGTATTTGCTTTATCCcttcaaaattacaaagaaaagttgaaaaacgtcaaaaacgttgacaattttcctagaaatctcaactttgtaaaaattacagGGCTACCTTCTTCCTCacttttaaaagatttttaacaaaaatgaagGTGATAAGCTAATTATTACACTGAAGATCATCGAACGAACTTCAAAAGGGTGATCAGTATTTTGACACCGCTGATCAAAATTTAGCTCTTCATTTAAAatgaagtttggaaaattttcgtaaattcaTTGATACTCGTACATCGGGACTGATTACTGATTCATAATCAAATAATGAATACGTATCAcaaagtttttgtaaaaatatttcaatgaataACCCCTTTGGAAATCTAATAGTTGACAACCAGTTGATCCTTATGCAGTTTGGGTTgcattctttctttttttttattgtaggtacctacattattctagcaataaaaatttacaatattatTAATACTCttgaaatacataggtataagtaaatcaaaaatcatgaacCTGAAGCAATGCTTACTTATAAAACTAACTCTGAGCAAATTCTTGAGcactacctacttaatttataCTTAATTCTTCGATAAATATTTCAAGGTATTGGCGAAGTCAACGCGATAGATGTCGATTGGAGAACAGGAAATATATATTTTATCGATAACGTAAACAAACGTCTATCAGCATGTAGAAGTGACGGACAGTTATGCATCGAAGTTCAATCACTGAGTAATACTGGAACCAGTCTCGCATTATCTCCAAGAGAAGGGTACGAGAAATTtgcttacttacttaattaaattttaatatgtattatcaGAACGTACTGTATTTGGATACGAGCGCATTTATACATATGATTAAGCATGTTTATATTTTAGAGTTATGTTTTGGTCGATGAAAGCCGAAGAATTTGGATTCGTCATCATGAGAGGCGATATGAATGGTCAAAACAGTTATCCTGTAATTGACGAAGGTTTGGGAGACATCTATTCGATCGCATGCGACGAAGCTGCCGGAAAGTTATATTGGCTTGATTCCTCGCGTCGTAAAATTGAAGTGACTAAATTCAATGGAGATGGCCGAAAAGTAATATAATAATCTTTTTTAATATTCATC
The sequence above is a segment of the Planococcus citri chromosome 3, ihPlaCitr1.1, whole genome shotgun sequence genome. Coding sequences within it:
- the LOC135838854 gene encoding vitellogenin receptor-like; this encodes MRSSKNILVLLFVFSVTLLSENYALKNFTNQRVRSFHCINHNYVFPSWFCDGINDCGDGSDEAYGCDQAKCGIGNFTCQSDNQCLPIAVRCNNITDCDDGSDESFCFHEPPIGDCSMQKGKFLCNDSLRCLDINRVCDEELHCIDGSDEGGKCDDYDPYLCNTCHHACFRTPLGPQCFFNATSDHYDPIYRDIQGCATNKNNYCDQKCIAYHDVNQCSCAENFVINSTPYSSFTCEEKDKNKNWLIYTVKGAVRGIQGYSNVSTLIKETSSPISAIAAGNDYVYWGRTYENQKVIEKTSIGSNFGSNIVLISNGIGEVNAIDVDWRTGNIYFIDNVNKRLSACRSDGQLCIEVQSLSNTGTSLALSPREGVMFWSMKAEEFGFVIMRGDMNGQNSYPVIDEGLGDIYSIACDEAAGKLYWLDSSRRKIEVTKFNGDGRKIFKSDLRVDYLSITVNARYLYWIINPNTNGSKANPNNPNNIYFSAGNRLVPKIALNGSDPVLMIYGYSYSEKTTKMTSPCNWGCSNGICLIHSAYFNKTGSDCVCANASDHKADSWCSKDAESYLGYSSYHNYDDFYPHYTESPHQAVRIILVIVSVIILVSGISFYLYRKGCFQGVDVSLFRHVRLR